The Rhodococcus rhodochrous DNA window CGGGTACGGATGTCGCAGTGTGCGAGTCGGATTCGCGCAGCGCGCGGGGGACGACGGGTTCGCGTCCGCGGAAATGCGGGATGACGTGTTCGGCGAACAGTTCCAGCGAGCGCATGACCTTTTCGTGTTCGAGTCCGCCGAAGCGCATCCAGCAGATGAGGTGCTGCAGACCGGTCTCGTCGTGCAGGGTCTCGATCTGGCGGATCAATCCGTCGGGCTCGCCGACGTAGACCACGCCGCCTTCGCGCAGGCCGTCGACGGTCATGCCCCCGGCCTCCTCGCTGGCGGTGACGAGCTGGGCGTAGCGTTCGTAGGTGGCCGGCACGTCCGGTCCCTGCGGCACCGCGGTGAGCGCAGCGTCGAAATACCAGGTCAGGGCGTCGTGTGCGTTCTCGACCGCCGCGTCCTCGGTGTCGGCGAGGTGAATCTGCCAGTTCATGGGGAAGTCGAGGTCGAGGATGTCGCGACCCAGATCGCGCAGCCGCCGTTTGGCGTCGACGACGAAGGTGTTGAGCTCGGGCATCGTCATGAGCGTGGGCGTGACGAGCATGTTGTAACCCTGGTCGGCAGCCAGATCCAGGGTTTCGGGACTGATGGACGCGATATAGATCGGCGGAGTGGGTTGCTGGACGGGCGCAGGCCGGCAGTCGATATCGACGAGGTCGAAGTGCTTACCGTGATGGGAGAACGGTGCTCCGACCGGCTTGCTCCACAGGCCTCGCACGATCTCCAGGGCTTCGACGAACCGCTCGCGGCTCTCGCTCTGCAGATGTCCCACGCCCATGTTGTGGAACTCCTGCGGCTGGTAACCACGACCGACCCCGAAGTCGAGGCGGCCGCCGGACAGGACGTCGACCATCGCGTAGTCCTCGGCGATGCGGACCGGCCAGTCGAAGGTCAGGTTGCTCACGGCGATACCGATGCGCATCCGCTCGGTGCGAGCTGCGATGGCCGCCGCCGCGACCTGTGGCGACGGCATCGAGCCGTAATCGGTTCCGTGATGCTCGGCCAGCCACACCTCGTCGAAACCGAGCTTCTCGGCGTAGGCGATCTGGTCGAGCATCTCGCGGTAGGCCCGCGCGAAGTCGTGGTCGGGGCATTCGAGGACGTAGAAGATCCCGAACTTCACGGTGTTCCTCCTCGGGACGACGGATGCCCCCGGATCGGTGGGCCGGTGGACCCGACGCTAGAGCGAGGGCGGCCTCACCCGGGCGAACCTGCGGTCGAGCTGTTGTGGGTATCCACAAACAACCGGTCTCGGACGGTGCTGCGCAGGCGTTTCTTGTCGAGTTTGCCGACGCTGGTGCGGGGCAGGTCGTCGACCACGACGATGCGCTCGGGCAGCCACCACCGCGGCACGATCGCGGCGAGCGCGTCGGCTACGGCATCCGGAGCGAGCATGGTTCCCTCGGTGGGGCACACGAAAGCCAAGGGACGTTCCTGCCAGCGTTCGTGCGGCACCGCGATCACCGCGGCTTCGGCCACACCTGTGATGGTGGTCAGTGCCTGTTCGAGGGCGAGCGAGCTGATCCACTCACCGCCGCTCTTGATCAGGTCCTTCGCCCGATCGACGATGGTCAGATAGCCTTCGGGATCGATCGTGGCGATGTCGCCGGTGCGCAGCCAGCCGTCGACGAACGCCTCCGGGTGCTCGTCGCGGAAGTAGTTTTCGGCCACCCACGGTCCCCGCATGAGCAGTTCGCCGCGGTCGATGCCGTTGTGGGGAACTACAGTGCCCTCGTCGTCGACGAGCTTCCACCGCAGTCCCGGGAGCAGCCGTCCCTGCCTGCGGATGTAGGAATATCGCAGTTGCGGGTCGTCGTCGGCGGTTCGTGGCGGTCGGGCGAAGGTACCCATCGGCGAGAGCTCGGTCATGCCCCAGCCCTGATAGGCGCGCACATCGAGGTCTTCCTCGATGCTGCGCACCAGCTCCGGGGTCGGGGTCGACCCACCGAGGACGAGTGCGCGCAGGCACGTCAGATCGATGCCCAAGGACACCGCGTGTCGCACGAGGTCTA harbors:
- a CDS encoding LLM class flavin-dependent oxidoreductase, giving the protein MKFGIFYVLECPDHDFARAYREMLDQIAYAEKLGFDEVWLAEHHGTDYGSMPSPQVAAAAIAARTERMRIGIAVSNLTFDWPVRIAEDYAMVDVLSGGRLDFGVGRGYQPQEFHNMGVGHLQSESRERFVEALEIVRGLWSKPVGAPFSHHGKHFDLVDIDCRPAPVQQPTPPIYIASISPETLDLAADQGYNMLVTPTLMTMPELNTFVVDAKRRLRDLGRDILDLDFPMNWQIHLADTEDAAVENAHDALTWYFDAALTAVPQGPDVPATYERYAQLVTASEEAGGMTVDGLREGGVVYVGEPDGLIRQIETLHDETGLQHLICWMRFGGLEHEKVMRSLELFAEHVIPHFRGREPVVPRALRESDSHTATSVPEIHTYPTSPLAQEDTMGFLPVENDRSIYFEHHRGDGRPIVLIHGWGATTRAWDTTLPALRANGNEVVTVDLRCCGRSDKDFDDVSIEALASDIVRLVDHLDLDRPVINGWSLGGAVATAAVAQLGERASALVLTGGASPRYTATDAWPHGGSVADVEGVLASAAANRAETFRGVAAAVCAENPGEAVLDSIWDMFMAMGPRGDDSLRDLATIDLRKEIASLEVPILLLHGRADNFVPFSAAEAVPALNPRAEVVEFTSSGHAPFLEERDRYLAELTGFLNR